Proteins encoded together in one Phyllostomus discolor isolate MPI-MPIP mPhyDis1 chromosome 6, mPhyDis1.pri.v3, whole genome shotgun sequence window:
- the KCTD21 gene encoding BTB/POZ domain-containing protein KCTD21 isoform X1: MKENFGTGWGMVIVVGILEQDYFPAPQPPAMSDPITLNVGGKLYTTSLATLTSFPDSMLGAMFSGKMPTKRDSQGNCFIDRDGKVFRYILNFLRTSHLDLPEDFQEMGLLRREADFYQVQPLIEALQEKEVELSKAEKNAMLNITLNQRVQTVHFTVREAPQIYSLSSSSMEVFNANIFSTSCLFLKLLGSKLFYCSNGNLSSITSHLQDPNHLTLDWVANVEGLPEEEYTKQNLKRLWVVPANKQINSFQVFVEEVLKIALSDGFCIDSSHPHALDFMNNKIIRLIRYR, encoded by the coding sequence GACTACttcccagcaccccagcctccTGCCATGTCCGACCCCATCACACTAAATGTTGGGGGGAAGCTCTACACGACCTCATTAGCAACTTTGACCAGCTTCCCCGACTCCATGCTAGGTGCCATGTTCAGTGGGAAGATGCCCACCAAGAGGGACAGCCAGGGCAACTGCTTCATTGACCGGGATGGCAAAGTGTTCCGCTACATCCTCAATTTTCTACGGACCTCTCACCTGGACTTACCTGAGGACTTCCAGGAGATGGGCCTGCTCCGCAGGGAGGCTGACTTCTACCAGGTGCAGCCCCTGATCGAGGCACTgcaggagaaggaggtggagcTCTCTAAGGCGGAGAAGAATGCCATGCTCAACATCACGCTGAACCAGCGTGTGCAGACGGTCCACTTCACCGTGCGTGAGGCACCCCAGATCTAcagcctctcctcctccagcaTGGAGGTCTTCAACGCCAACATCTTCAGcacctcctgcctcttcctcaagCTCCTTGGCTCCAAGCTCTTCTACTGCTCCAATGGCAACCTCTCCTCCATCACCAGCCACTTGCAGGACCCCAACCACCTGACTCTGGACTGGGTAGCCAATGTGGAGGGCCTCCCAGAGGAGGAGTACACCAAGCAGAACCTCAAGAGACTCTGGGTGGTACCAGCCAACAAGCAGATCAACAGCTTCCAGGTCTTCGTGGAGGAGGTGCTGAAAATTGCTCTAAGTGATGGCTTCTGCATCGATTCTTCTCACCCACATGCTCTGGAtttcatgaacaataaaattattcGATTAATACGATACAGGTAA
- the KCTD21 gene encoding BTB/POZ domain-containing protein KCTD21 isoform X3: MAMDYFPAPQPPAMSDPITLNVGGKLYTTSLATLTSFPDSMLGAMFSGKMPTKRDSQGNCFIDRDGKVFRYILNFLRTSHLDLPEDFQEMGLLRREADFYQVQPLIEALQEKEVELSKAEKNAMLNITLNQRVQTVHFTVREAPQIYSLSSSSMEVFNANIFSTSCLFLKLLGSKLFYCSNGNLSSITSHLQDPNHLTLDWVANVEGLPEEEYTKQNLKRLWVVPANKQINSFQVFVEEVLKIALSDGFCIDSSHPHALDFMNNKIIRLIRYR; the protein is encoded by the coding sequence GACTACttcccagcaccccagcctccTGCCATGTCCGACCCCATCACACTAAATGTTGGGGGGAAGCTCTACACGACCTCATTAGCAACTTTGACCAGCTTCCCCGACTCCATGCTAGGTGCCATGTTCAGTGGGAAGATGCCCACCAAGAGGGACAGCCAGGGCAACTGCTTCATTGACCGGGATGGCAAAGTGTTCCGCTACATCCTCAATTTTCTACGGACCTCTCACCTGGACTTACCTGAGGACTTCCAGGAGATGGGCCTGCTCCGCAGGGAGGCTGACTTCTACCAGGTGCAGCCCCTGATCGAGGCACTgcaggagaaggaggtggagcTCTCTAAGGCGGAGAAGAATGCCATGCTCAACATCACGCTGAACCAGCGTGTGCAGACGGTCCACTTCACCGTGCGTGAGGCACCCCAGATCTAcagcctctcctcctccagcaTGGAGGTCTTCAACGCCAACATCTTCAGcacctcctgcctcttcctcaagCTCCTTGGCTCCAAGCTCTTCTACTGCTCCAATGGCAACCTCTCCTCCATCACCAGCCACTTGCAGGACCCCAACCACCTGACTCTGGACTGGGTAGCCAATGTGGAGGGCCTCCCAGAGGAGGAGTACACCAAGCAGAACCTCAAGAGACTCTGGGTGGTACCAGCCAACAAGCAGATCAACAGCTTCCAGGTCTTCGTGGAGGAGGTGCTGAAAATTGCTCTAAGTGATGGCTTCTGCATCGATTCTTCTCACCCACATGCTCTGGAtttcatgaacaataaaattattcGATTAATACGATACAGGTAA
- the KCTD21 gene encoding BTB/POZ domain-containing protein KCTD21 isoform X2 → MDGGIVCDKRYDYFPAPQPPAMSDPITLNVGGKLYTTSLATLTSFPDSMLGAMFSGKMPTKRDSQGNCFIDRDGKVFRYILNFLRTSHLDLPEDFQEMGLLRREADFYQVQPLIEALQEKEVELSKAEKNAMLNITLNQRVQTVHFTVREAPQIYSLSSSSMEVFNANIFSTSCLFLKLLGSKLFYCSNGNLSSITSHLQDPNHLTLDWVANVEGLPEEEYTKQNLKRLWVVPANKQINSFQVFVEEVLKIALSDGFCIDSSHPHALDFMNNKIIRLIRYR, encoded by the coding sequence GACTACttcccagcaccccagcctccTGCCATGTCCGACCCCATCACACTAAATGTTGGGGGGAAGCTCTACACGACCTCATTAGCAACTTTGACCAGCTTCCCCGACTCCATGCTAGGTGCCATGTTCAGTGGGAAGATGCCCACCAAGAGGGACAGCCAGGGCAACTGCTTCATTGACCGGGATGGCAAAGTGTTCCGCTACATCCTCAATTTTCTACGGACCTCTCACCTGGACTTACCTGAGGACTTCCAGGAGATGGGCCTGCTCCGCAGGGAGGCTGACTTCTACCAGGTGCAGCCCCTGATCGAGGCACTgcaggagaaggaggtggagcTCTCTAAGGCGGAGAAGAATGCCATGCTCAACATCACGCTGAACCAGCGTGTGCAGACGGTCCACTTCACCGTGCGTGAGGCACCCCAGATCTAcagcctctcctcctccagcaTGGAGGTCTTCAACGCCAACATCTTCAGcacctcctgcctcttcctcaagCTCCTTGGCTCCAAGCTCTTCTACTGCTCCAATGGCAACCTCTCCTCCATCACCAGCCACTTGCAGGACCCCAACCACCTGACTCTGGACTGGGTAGCCAATGTGGAGGGCCTCCCAGAGGAGGAGTACACCAAGCAGAACCTCAAGAGACTCTGGGTGGTACCAGCCAACAAGCAGATCAACAGCTTCCAGGTCTTCGTGGAGGAGGTGCTGAAAATTGCTCTAAGTGATGGCTTCTGCATCGATTCTTCTCACCCACATGCTCTGGAtttcatgaacaataaaattattcGATTAATACGATACAGGTAA
- the KCTD21 gene encoding BTB/POZ domain-containing protein KCTD21 isoform X4, which translates to MSDPITLNVGGKLYTTSLATLTSFPDSMLGAMFSGKMPTKRDSQGNCFIDRDGKVFRYILNFLRTSHLDLPEDFQEMGLLRREADFYQVQPLIEALQEKEVELSKAEKNAMLNITLNQRVQTVHFTVREAPQIYSLSSSSMEVFNANIFSTSCLFLKLLGSKLFYCSNGNLSSITSHLQDPNHLTLDWVANVEGLPEEEYTKQNLKRLWVVPANKQINSFQVFVEEVLKIALSDGFCIDSSHPHALDFMNNKIIRLIRYR; encoded by the coding sequence ATGTCCGACCCCATCACACTAAATGTTGGGGGGAAGCTCTACACGACCTCATTAGCAACTTTGACCAGCTTCCCCGACTCCATGCTAGGTGCCATGTTCAGTGGGAAGATGCCCACCAAGAGGGACAGCCAGGGCAACTGCTTCATTGACCGGGATGGCAAAGTGTTCCGCTACATCCTCAATTTTCTACGGACCTCTCACCTGGACTTACCTGAGGACTTCCAGGAGATGGGCCTGCTCCGCAGGGAGGCTGACTTCTACCAGGTGCAGCCCCTGATCGAGGCACTgcaggagaaggaggtggagcTCTCTAAGGCGGAGAAGAATGCCATGCTCAACATCACGCTGAACCAGCGTGTGCAGACGGTCCACTTCACCGTGCGTGAGGCACCCCAGATCTAcagcctctcctcctccagcaTGGAGGTCTTCAACGCCAACATCTTCAGcacctcctgcctcttcctcaagCTCCTTGGCTCCAAGCTCTTCTACTGCTCCAATGGCAACCTCTCCTCCATCACCAGCCACTTGCAGGACCCCAACCACCTGACTCTGGACTGGGTAGCCAATGTGGAGGGCCTCCCAGAGGAGGAGTACACCAAGCAGAACCTCAAGAGACTCTGGGTGGTACCAGCCAACAAGCAGATCAACAGCTTCCAGGTCTTCGTGGAGGAGGTGCTGAAAATTGCTCTAAGTGATGGCTTCTGCATCGATTCTTCTCACCCACATGCTCTGGAtttcatgaacaataaaattattcGATTAATACGATACAGGTAA